TGGATGGACAGGAAAGGGGGCAAAAGATGGGGGATGGCAaagggccgctgcaggactcagggacaacgctcttactgggtgagctagaggccgccgcGGCGGACACGACTCTTAAACTGAGCTCAAATGGAAACACTGCGCTGCAACAACTGTCTTTTGGTTTAATTAAAGGTATTGCAGGTTGGAATCAAACAGGCGGCCTCCTGCGGTAcagactgagcctttgtacGTGGGGTGCATGCGCAagcaggtgagctaccagggcgccCCAAAGGGACTCATGTTTAAGGATTCGGTTATTCTAGGTTGGGCCTATTGAAAAAAGTATCCAAAATTAAAAACCCAATCCCTCCCCAACAAACCAGTAGTCACTTATTCAGGTCCAGCCCTATGTGAGGCGCAACAACAATGTGTGAATGGAAACACTTTTGATTGCATTAAACTGTACACAAGTTGTCAAGAGAAACCTTCCAGAACTTAAGTTACAAACCTGTTTGCTATTCTGATAAttagaaaactaaaatatttccTAACACGTGTCACGAGCACTTTTGAGAGTCTTCTTTAGTGTTCCCCATTCTCCACCATTTCCATTTAACTATCCCATTAAAGTTACACACAAACTATGAGTAGGCTGGAAAATGTTCAAGTGGACCCCAATGTTATTGATCTACATGATTACTTATAAGTTTGTTGTTCTGTTAATtctcatttaatcatttaaagtattttttcctGTGGACACTGTCCCCGTTATTGCACAGTATCCGAATATATTTGCTGCCACGTAACATGTGGCAGCTGTACTGTTAAAAGGAActgctaaaacaaaaacaaaaaacagtcgAAAAATGCAGTTTGTGAAGACTTTCACACTCACGCACTTCTGGTGTTTATGAACACACTTGTTTTCTCCTTGTCGCATCAAACCATGGTCCATTAAAGGCGTACTGTGCCCCGGAAACAGAGCACTCCAGTATGTGAAGCATTAAAACCCCCGGAAGCCGTGGTAAGTGGAGGGAGATGACTCGGACACATCTCCAACTTGGACACAGAAAAATGGTAATGACCACGTTGATGAGGATCCTGGTGGGGACGGTCAGGCGTGCTGTACTGCCAACTCCTGTCCTATGAAGCGGCGGAGGCGCTCCAGATACTGGCTGTACAATTCAATGTCGTTGTGTCCCGCTCCCTCCACCCAGAGAGGCTCCACAGCCTTGGGGCAGCGCTCGAACAGGGCCAGGCCGTGGGAGAAGTCAATGACCTCGTCCTCTGTCCCGTGGATGATCAGCACTGGGGATGTGATTTTGGACACTTTCTCAATGCTAAGAGATGAAAAAGGGGGaatgggaaaagaagaagaggtcaGATCTTTGTATGCAAGAGCTCTGAAAGCAGATTGCACAGGTCAGGTCAATGGTAGTCTCGACGACATTCCACATCCACGATTGTTCAGATGCACCGgaaatttcctcttttttggTCAGGTGTCAGTCTCCTTAcagtttctttgtgttggtaatCTAAGAGTGTTTCTAAATCTAAAGAGATTTTCGTTGTGACTAACAGGGTTAGCATTGCGGTGTTAGCCACGGTTAGCCAGGAGCAGTctggatcactttactggcaaagtctcaattgtttttgcaagtaacCAACTCAGCTActctagctatataattcaatgtgagtacacaaatgtggAAATGACATTAAATGCCTGTCCTTTGTAGCcatgataaattagcctgaagctaatgcttagctacctgttcaggaggaaattagccaactcggCGTGTTTTTGGACTCTAAGATGAAACACTGTTGTATCTTATAAAAACATGCCTGAAAGTCCGGAATGTGTCTAGTTGCTGCACTATGACCATGCAGAGCTCTTTATTATGTGGTTCTATGCTCTATCgcacatgttttgtgtgtcttgttatgacaatttgatatttttcaaatattttaataaagaagttCACATTTCAAGTGAAAGTACATGGAATCTTAGAATGTTTTTTACCGTGGTATCAACATCGGCATCGAGAATAGTGTTATTTTACTGGTATTGGGACCGACTACTGAATTTTTGGTATTGCGTAACCCGTagaagaaatgacaataaaccagagcacgtttttctcccatcccggaatgctcgcagcgctgtggaggaaggtctgacaatgcgagactaggtTAATGGTGACGTACAATTGAACTCCTAAACCACTGGCTCTGTGGATCAGGTCACATAAAAGTGAAAAGCACAAAAGCGGTGGGTCAGTTTGCTGGTCTGAAGAAAAGTCTGTCAAATATGTAGTTTATTAAACAATATCTTAATGGATGGGCAAAGCTTCATTTTTGTCAGGAATGCTAAAGTAAATTGTTAGGCTATAAATCATATATTTTGGTTTATAACAAACgggatattttaaatgttatttcttgTCGACCGACTGTAAAATAATCATCTTATTGCCTGGGTGCAgatcatttacacattttatcatttaaGTCAAACATACAAGTCTGACCCATCTGTCTCTTTAGTACACTTCTGACCGTTGAGTCTTGGGATTTATAGATTtgaatagataaaaatgaacatatttaTTGCCAAATGAGATGTGTAAAATAGATGATAGAACTACTTCTGAAAAAAGAATAAGATTTCAATGGTAATTGTAATAAAGTTTAAAGTCCTCGCATGGAAAACAGATATCGtttacatagaaaacagtagaaaaggctacagacagacacacacagaggaaggagGGATGCCAGCTGCCTGCTCTGAATCTGAACAACAAGCGAACACTGGAGCCTTTCTCagccctccacacacacacacacacacacacacaNNNNNNNNNNNNNNNNNNNNNNNNNNNNNNNNNNNNNNNNNNNNNNNNNNNNNNNNNNNNNNNNNNNNNNNNNNNNNNNNNNNNNNNNNNNNNNNNNNNNNNNNNNNNNNNNNNNNNNNNNNNNNNNNNNNNNNNNNNNNNNNNNNNNNNNNNNNNNNNNNNNNNNNNNNNNNNNNNNNNNNNNNNNNNNNNNNNNNNNNNNNNNNNNNNNNNNNNNNNNNNNNNNNNNNNNNNNNNNNNNNNNNNNNNNNNNNNNNNNNNNNNNNNNNNNNNNNNNNNNNNNNNNNNNNNNacacacacacacacacacacacacacacacacacacaccaaggctTCCCCTGGTCTCCTACCACCTCTGCTCCCTCACCCACTTGTACCATCTGGGACTCGGCGTTAAGGCTGGCGTTGACTGCTTTTTGACCATCGTCAGACTCAGccattaaaactaaactgactACAAGAAGAGAAGGGATAGAGCCTCACTATTGATAGCATTACTTGGCGTTGGTACTTTCCCGCCATGGGAATCCATTCAGTTGCCAAAAtgttactgtttaaaaaaacaaaacaatagttGAATAAGCACTGAGTGCATGTTGCAGATCCCTGCAGATCattcatgtttaaaatatgtGGGACAAGACTTTATTACTTGAAAGTTACAGGCTGCAAGTCATACACTGTTGTTAAAAGTTAATCATAAACTAAGATTGCACACATTCAAGATCACTTTTAgatcaaaatgaaaaagatttcaGTCGGAAAGTGAGATCCCTCCTGCAAAATAGCGCAGTTCTTCTctgaaatatgacaaaaatcTGATGGTCTACTCACAGCTATGAAAATTAAATTTGATGTCTACACACTAACCAAGAAAAGACACTATAACTGAAAATGTTGGCACCAAAAGGCTATCCGAAAGCACAGAGCTGTTATTTCAGCGCAGAAGTTTGTCTTGGATATGAAATACTTTCACAAGTGCAAGTAAAAAGTAGGCTCTTCTGTTGGCTGATCTGTAATTATTTGGAAACGTCAACTGGCGGCTAAATAGACTGCGTAATCTGCGTGTGTATCATGTTTCCATGAAGACCTTTATGAGACCGAAGGGAGTATAAAGACTTAATTCTTTGCATTATTTCATGTCATATGAAATTGGTCAACATAACCATACAATCCAACTCTAATTAATATAAACTTGAATTTGATTGAGGctgatcaatcaatcaatcaagtttttttgtatagccctttacaatagccgaaaggtacccaaagtgctttacaacaaagccataaaacaatacataacataTACAAAACATGCAGACACAATAAAAAGTGCTGTACTGGTGCAGCgctgcaggacattaaaagccttccagaAATGCATAGaaaggagcagacagaaggacaCAGAAGATACAGTATTGCCCTAGTcagaattaaatgctaatttaaaaaagtgggtctTGAGCTTCGTTTTAAAAAGGCTGAGGTCATGAAGGGAGAATGGTAGAAAAGggtacaaagagagagagaaacgatAGCAACACTCAGCAGAGACTTACTTGGGGAACGCGTCAAAGCAATACGTTTTCTTTGTGTCAGGAAAGGCCACTCTCATGCCAGACGTAAGAGGTGAGTGAAGAACAACGGCAGCACACTCGTACCGCGACGCCAGGTCTACAGTGGGTACTGTACCAATGCTCTGTCCATACAGGATAATATTCTCTGGGCTGATGCCATACCTGGTTTAGACCAAAGACGCAGAGAGAGCATTATAATGCAGGCTAATGGAAGTTGTATCTTtgtaacacacatatacattggCACAAtatagaaatgttttatttttcacagattttAGTCTAGGGTAGCTACTATGAGTATACAATggagaaaaatgaatgaattgctGCATGTTTAACTTAGGAGATAGAGTATTGAGACgtccatttaaaacaaacagcaacaccCAAATGTAAACTCACCTAAACCAACCCTTAGTCAATGCTCGTGGTGTCATGTCTTCCTAGCGCTACAGCTGCATTTAGGCAGCTCCGCTGTCAATAATGAAACACTTTATCACGTCACAGCGTCCTTGAGAGAGACATCCCCCCCACAAGccttcccttccttccttcctttatCCATAcatctcactcttttttttttattcccaagGCATCAGTCCACCCTCTACTCTCTTCATCTCAGCTCTGTCCTGATCACAACCTCTGTCGCCTTGATTCACCCCCTTCTTCACATCTTTCTCTTTCAACCCTCTTTCATTTTTAACCACTTCTTGCTTTTTCTCCAGACATACAACAGTGGTAtccctaaaaaaataaaaagcagtgaTATTTGAATCTATCGATATATGCAACTTGGTTTGATTTGCTCGTAAACTTAACCATGCACCCTGTCTCAGCAGAACTCACTGCGGATAATAAATCCCCCATTAAAGGACATATATGGGCCAATTACCGGTAGCCTGTGTCATAACATACCGCGTGCGCAGGGCGTGCCAGGCAGCATCTATGTCTGCATAGAGGTTCTTCTCAGAGGGCTTGCCAGTGCTGGCGCCATAGCCTGAGTAGTCGTAGGAGAAGATGTTGCAGTTAATGCGGGTGCCGAGGCCGATGTAGAAACTGCTCATCTGGCCCAGGTCGACTGCGTTACCGTGGGAGAAGAGCACTGTGAATCTGAAAGGGCACATACAAAAGACGGGTTAGTAGATGGGCCAACCATCCCTGAGCAGTAGTATGGTTGGAAATATAGCAGTCCATAGACACGTATCAATGATATTGTTACAAGAGAAATATCTTGATTGCAAAACAGCACtagtaaatgaaaacaatccCGCATCA
This sequence is a window from Etheostoma cragini isolate CJK2018 chromosome 9, CSU_Ecrag_1.0, whole genome shotgun sequence. Protein-coding genes within it:
- the abhd17ab gene encoding alpha/beta hydrolase domain-containing protein 17A codes for the protein MNGLSFGELCCLFCCPPCPSRIAAKLAFLPPEPTYAFLPDPEAVPAAPGATGTSSLRARSVASVAGSGGAGPLDGRWKLHLTERAEFQYSQRELDMTEVFLTRSSRGNRIGCMYIRCVPNARFTVLFSHGNAVDLGQMSSFYIGLGTRINCNIFSYDYSGYGASTGKPSEKNLYADIDAAWHALRTRYGISPENIILYGQSIGTVPTVDLASRYECAAVVLHSPLTSGMRVAFPDTKKTYCFDAFPNIEKVSKITSPVLIIHGTEDEVIDFSHGLALFERCPKAVEPLWVEGAGHNDIELYSQYLERLRRFIGQELAVQHA